One region of Mangifera indica cultivar Alphonso chromosome 3, CATAS_Mindica_2.1, whole genome shotgun sequence genomic DNA includes:
- the LOC123211458 gene encoding LRR receptor-like serine/threonine-protein kinase GSO1 gives MHFEMGCIQMSHFILLLMVFVASLGVVTLGDNLTDSFWLLRIKQEIVDPFGVLDNWSPRAHVCSWHGIACSDDQQHVLGLNLSGSGLSGSIWRDLLHLTSLQTLDLSSNIFTGFIPFELGQLQNLRTLLLYSNSLSGKIPTEICLLSKLQVLRIGDNMLWGEIPPNIGNLIELRVLGLAYCQINGSIPEEIGNLKHLIYLNLQNNLLRGPIPEAIHGCEELQNFAASNNMLEGDIPSSMGLLKSLQVLNLANNSLSGSIPTELSQLLNLSYLNLLGNRLSGDLPSELNQLVQLEMLDLSENNLSGNISLLNTQLKNLQVLVVSDNALTGSIPVNFCLNNSNLQQLILARNRLSGEFPLELLHCSSIQLLDLSDNNFEGEIPPSLAKLENLKDLALNNNSFTGNLAPEFGNMSKLTSLYLFDNKITGGIPVTIGKLQRLSILFLYDNQMSGSIPRELTNCSSLTMIDFFGNHFTGSIPETMGKLKNLVLLQLRQNDLSGPIPPSLGYCKRLQSLTLADNKLSGTLPPTFRFLSELSLITLYNNSLEGPLPASLYQLKKLKIINLSHNRFSGTILPLTGSNSLTVLDLTNNSFSGPIPSKLAMSKNLNRLRLAHNHLTGSIPSEFSQLTELKFLDLSFNNLTGKLDPQLSNCTKLGHLLLNNNQLAGEMPPWLGSLQEIGELDLSSNNFHGTIPAEIGNCSRLLKLSLHGNNLSGKIPQQIGYLISLNVLDLQRNNLSGKIPSTIQQCKKLYELRLSENFFTGSIPTELGSLTELQVILDLSKNLFTGEVPSSLGSLEKLERLNLSSNQLRGEAPSSLGKLTSLHVLNLSYNNLQGQVPPSLAGFPLSSFLGNVKLCGPPLVSCPESAEQGGRRLSNFEVIGITAVIVFISTVICLIMLYIMLRMWLNWRKVSVSNSEGVGGSEQKKEEEKWAYGDETRRNGEYWRMKSMILVPAQDEKNSTECIFQLKMNNKEMDEDLV, from the coding sequence atgcATTTCGAAATGGGTTGCATTCAGATGTCTCATTTCATCCTTCTTTTAATGGTGTTTGTTGCTTCTCTTGGTGTTGTTACTCTTGGAGATAACTTAACAGATTCCTTCTGGCTTCTGAGAATCAAACAAGAAATAGTTGATCCATTCGGAGTTCTTGACAACTGGTCTCCAAGAGCTCATGTATGCAGCTGGCATGGAATAGCATGCTCAGATGATCAACAACATGTTTTAGGCTTGAATCTATCAGGCTCAGGACTATCAGGGTCCATCTGGCGTGACTTGTTGCACTTGACTTCCCTTCAAACACTAGATTTGTCCTCAAATATATTCACTGGCTTCATTCCTTTTGAGCTTGGACAGCTTCAAAATCTAAGGACACTGCTTCTTTATTCAAACTCTCTTTCTGGTAAGATTCCTACAGAGATATGCCTTTTGAGTAAGTTGCAAGTCCTTAGAATAGGTGATAACATGTTATGGGGCGAAATTCCTCCAAACATTGGCAACTTGATTGAGTTGAGAGTATTAGGCCTTGCATACTGCCAAATAAATGGGAGCATTCCTGAAGAAATTGGTAATTTGAAGCATCTGATATATCTCAACTTGCAAAACAACTTACTCAGAGGCCCCATTCCAGAAGCCATTCATGGCTGCGAGGAGCTTCAAAATTTTGCGGCCTCAAACAATATGCTCGAAGGAGACATCCCTTCTTCAATGGGGTTGCTTAAATCTCTACAAGTTCTGAACTTGGCCAACAACAGCCTTTCTGGATCAATTCCCACAGAGTTAAGTCAGCTTCTTAATTTGAGTTACTTGAATTTGCTTGGGAATCGATTGAGTGGGGACCTTCCTTCAGAGCTTAATCAGTTGGTTCAGCTTGAGATGCTCGACCTGTCAGAAAACAACCTCTCAGGGAACATAAGCCTTCTCAATACTCAACTAAAGAATCTTCAAGTTCTGGTTGTGTCCGATAACGCTTTGACAGGTAGCATTCCAGTCAACTTCTGTCTCAACAATTCAAATTTGCAACAACTCATTCTAGCTCGAAATAGGTTGTCGGGTGAGTTCCCTTTGGAGCTATTGCACTGTTCATCGATCCAGCTATTGGACCTTTCTGATAATAATTTTGAAGGAGAGATACCGCCAAGCCTGGCCAAGCTGGAGAACCTAAAAGATCTTGCTCTTAATAATAACAGCTTTACAGGAAACTTGGCTCCTGAATTTGGAAACATGAGTAAATTGACAAGTCTTTATCTTTTCGACAACAAGATTACTGGTGGAATTCCAGTGACTATTGGAAAGTTACAGAGGTTGAGCATTCTCTTCCTGTACGATAATCAGATGTCAGGAAGTATTCCGAGAGAGTTAACAAACTGCTCCAGTTTAACCATGATTGACTTCTTTGGCAATCATTTTACAGGTTCCATTCCTGAGACTATGGGGAAGCTTAAAAATCTTGTACTTCTTCAACTGAGGCAGAATGATTTATCAGGTCCTATCCCACCAAGCTTAGGCTACTGCAAAAGACTACAATCCTTGACCTTGGCTGACAACAAACTTTCAGGAACATTGCCACCCACATTCAGATTCCTTTCAGAACTCAGCCTCATTACTCTTTACAACAACTCCTTGGAAGGTCCTCTTCCTGCGTCTCTCTACCAActcaaaaaactcaaaatcataaatctTTCTCACAATAGATTTAGTGGAACCATCTTGCCTCTTACTGGCTCAAATTCATTGACTGTGTTGGACTTAACAAACAATAGTTTCTCAGGCCCCATTCCTTCTAAACTAGCCATGTCAAAAAACCTAAACCGTCTTCGCCTCGCCCATAATCATCTTACTGGTAGCATTCCTTCTGAATTTAGCCAACTCACGGAGCTCAAGTTTCTTGATTTATCATTCAACAATCTCACTGGCAAACTAGATCCTCAGCTCTCAAACTGTACAAAACTAGGACACCTCCTACTTAACAACAATCAACTTGCTGGCGAAATGCCACCTTGGCTAGGCAGCTTACAAGAAATTGGGGAGCTAGATCTCTCCTCTAATAACTTCCATGGAACAATCCCAGCTGAAATTGGAAATTGTTCAAGATTACTTAAGCTTTCTCTCCATGGCAATAACCTCTCTGGCAAGATCCCACAACAGATAGGCTATCTCATTTCTCTCAATGTCCTTGATTTGCAAAGGAACAACCTTTCAGGAAAAATTCCTTCAACAATTCAGCAGTGTAAGAAGCTCTATGAACTGAGGCTGTCTGAGAATTTCTTTACAGGTTCAATACCAACTGAGCTGGGAAGCTTGACTGAACTACAAGTGATCTTGGATCTAAGTAAAAATCTTTTCACTGGTGAAGTTCCATCTTCTCTTGGAAGTCTTGAGAAGTTAGAGAGATTGAACCTCTCTTCTAATCAACTCCGAGGAGAAGCTCCATCTTCACTAGGAAAGCTGACAAGCCTCCACGTattaaatttgtcatataataATCTCCAGGGCCAAGTTCCTCCAAGCTTGGCAGGATTCCCACTTAGTTCTTTCTTGGGGAATGTGAAGCTTTGTGGCCCACCATTAGTATCATGCCCAGAATCAGCGGAACAAGGAGGAAGAAGACTGTCAAACTTTGAAGTTATAGGTATAACTGCGGTGATTGTGTTTATTTCAACAGTGATATGCCTGATTATGCTTTATATCATGCTTAGAATGTGGTTAAATTGGAGGAAAGTTTCCGTTTCAAATTCGGAGGGTGTTGGTGGGAGTGAacagaagaaagaagaggagaaaTGGGCTTATGGAGATGAAACAAGAAGAAATGGTGAGTACTGGAGAATGAAGTCCATGATATTGGTTCCTGcacaagatgaaaaaaattctacAGAATGCATATTCCAGTTGAAAATGAACAACAAAGAAATGGATGAAGACTTGGTCTGA